A genomic window from Streptomyces mirabilis includes:
- a CDS encoding SDR family oxidoreductase translates to MNHNGDDGETGSMSAKEEPGMRVAVAGGTGLVGRHVVEELKAAGHHPVVLARSTGVDLVTGAGLDGALAGVDAIVDVTNVTTTSGKKAVAFFDRVAHTLQDAGEQAGVRHHVLLSIVGIDRVGLGYYQGKLHQESVLKSGRTPWTVLRATQFHEFAQQTLDRVPGPLAVVPRMRTQPVAAREVAHRLVRLVSAPAQGMAPELAGPRVEQLVDMTGRLLRARHQRRLLLPVKMPGATGTAMTGDGLLPAGPGPRGSQTFDEWLTLHTPHHAHQGG, encoded by the coding sequence GAAGGAGGAGCCCGGCATGCGGGTGGCGGTGGCAGGCGGAACCGGACTGGTGGGACGGCATGTGGTCGAGGAACTGAAGGCGGCCGGGCACCATCCGGTGGTCCTGGCCCGATCCACCGGTGTGGACCTCGTGACCGGCGCCGGACTCGACGGGGCCCTGGCCGGTGTGGACGCGATCGTCGACGTCACCAACGTGACGACCACGAGCGGGAAGAAGGCCGTCGCGTTCTTCGACCGCGTCGCCCACACCCTCCAGGACGCCGGTGAGCAGGCTGGTGTTCGCCACCACGTCCTGCTGTCGATCGTCGGGATCGACCGGGTCGGCCTCGGCTACTACCAGGGAAAACTGCACCAGGAAAGCGTGCTCAAGAGCGGGCGGACACCGTGGACGGTGCTGCGCGCCACCCAGTTCCACGAGTTCGCCCAGCAGACCCTCGACCGCGTCCCTGGACCACTCGCGGTGGTACCCCGGATGCGGACCCAGCCCGTCGCCGCCCGTGAGGTCGCCCACCGCCTCGTACGACTCGTCTCCGCCCCGGCGCAGGGCATGGCCCCCGAACTGGCCGGACCCCGTGTCGAACAGCTCGTCGACATGACGGGCCGGCTGCTGCGGGCCCGCCACCAGCGCCGGCTGCTGCTGCCCGTGAAAATGCCCGGCGCCACCGGCACGGCCATGACGGGCGACGGTCTGCTCCCCGCCGGGCCCGGCCCCCGCGGCAGTCAGACCTTCGACGAATGGCTCACCCTCCACACCCCTCACCACGCCCACCAGGGAGGATGA